A DNA window from Bacteroides cellulosilyticus contains the following coding sequences:
- the pheT gene encoding phenylalanine--tRNA ligase subunit beta, which produces MNISYNWLKEYVDFDLTPEEVAAALTSIGLETGSVEEVQTIKGGLEGLVIGEVLTCIPHPNSDHMHVTTVNLGQGEPVQIVCGAPNVAAGQKVVIATLGAKLYDGDECFTIKKSKLRGVESNGMICAEDEIGIGTDHAGIIVLPADAVPGTLAKDYYNIKSDYVLEVDITPNRADACSHYGVARDLYAYLVQNNKPTSLKKPSVDAFAIENHDLDINVTVENSEACPRYAGVTVKGVTVKESPEWLQNKLRIIGLRPINNVVDITNYIVHAFGQPLHCFDADQIKGGEVVVKTMPEGTPFVTLDGVERKLSDRDLMICDTEKPMCIAGVFGGLDSGSTETTKDVFIESAYFHPTWVRKTARRHGLNTDASFRFERGIDPNITIYCLKLAAMMVKELAGGTISSEVKDVCAAPAQDFIVELSYEKVHSLVGKVIPVETIKSIVTSLEMKITNETAEGLTLAVPPYRVDVQRDCDVIEDILRIYGYNNVEIPSTLKSSLTTKGEHDKSNKLQNLVAEQLVGCGFNEILNNSLTRAGYYDGMETYPSKNLVMLLNPLSTDLNAMRQTLLFGGLESISHNANRKNADLKFFEFGNCYYFDEEKKNPEKSLAAYTENYHLGLWVTGKKVSNSWAHADEESSVYELKAYVENIFLRLGLNMRNLVVGNLTDDIYAAALSVQTKGGKRLATFGIVTKKILKAFDIDNEVYYADLNWKELMKAIRSVKISYAEISKFPAVKRDLALLIDKKVQFAEIEKIAYETEKKLLKDVSLFDVYEGKNLEAGKKSYAVSFLLQDETQTLNDKMIDKIMSKLVKNLEDKLDAKLR; this is translated from the coding sequence ATGAATATCTCTTATAATTGGTTGAAGGAGTATGTCGATTTCGATTTGACACCGGAAGAAGTTGCCGCTGCATTAACTTCTATTGGCTTGGAAACAGGAAGTGTAGAAGAAGTGCAAACGATTAAAGGAGGACTGGAAGGTCTCGTAATCGGTGAAGTGTTGACATGCATTCCTCATCCGAATTCAGACCACATGCACGTGACTACTGTGAATCTGGGACAGGGAGAACCTGTGCAGATTGTATGCGGTGCACCGAATGTGGCTGCCGGTCAGAAAGTGGTAATTGCCACTTTGGGTGCAAAACTCTATGACGGAGATGAATGTTTTACGATCAAAAAGTCAAAACTCCGTGGTGTTGAGTCCAATGGTATGATTTGCGCTGAAGATGAAATCGGTATTGGTACGGATCATGCAGGGATCATCGTTTTGCCGGCTGATGCTGTTCCGGGAACTCTTGCCAAAGATTATTATAATATCAAGAGCGACTATGTGCTGGAAGTGGATATCACTCCGAATCGTGCCGATGCTTGTTCTCACTATGGGGTAGCCCGTGATTTGTATGCTTATCTGGTGCAAAATAACAAACCGACTTCCCTGAAGAAACCGTCTGTAGATGCTTTTGCCATTGAAAATCATGATCTGGATATCAATGTTACAGTTGAAAACAGTGAAGCTTGTCCCCGCTATGCCGGTGTAACGGTGAAAGGCGTAACAGTAAAAGAAAGTCCGGAATGGTTGCAGAATAAACTCCGTATCATCGGACTGCGTCCTATCAACAATGTAGTGGATATCACAAATTACATTGTTCATGCATTCGGCCAGCCATTGCACTGCTTTGATGCAGATCAAATTAAAGGTGGCGAAGTAGTGGTGAAGACAATGCCTGAAGGTACTCCGTTCGTCACATTGGATGGCGTGGAACGTAAATTATCTGATCGTGACCTGATGATTTGTGACACGGAAAAACCGATGTGTATTGCCGGTGTATTCGGTGGTCTGGATTCCGGTTCTACGGAAACGACCAAAGATGTTTTCATTGAAAGCGCTTATTTCCATCCGACATGGGTTCGTAAGACAGCTCGTCGTCATGGACTGAATACAGATGCTTCTTTCCGCTTTGAAAGAGGCATTGACCCCAATATCACTATTTACTGTTTGAAATTGGCCGCCATGATGGTGAAAGAACTGGCCGGCGGTACTATTTCTTCTGAAGTAAAGGATGTTTGTGCTGCTCCTGCTCAGGATTTCATCGTAGAGTTATCTTATGAGAAGGTGCACTCGTTGGTAGGTAAAGTGATTCCGGTGGAGACAATCAAGAGCATTGTTACCAGTCTGGAGATGAAAATAACCAATGAGACGGCAGAAGGCTTGACTTTGGCGGTTCCCCCTTATCGTGTAGACGTGCAACGCGATTGTGATGTTATTGAAGATATCCTCCGTATTTATGGATATAATAATGTAGAAATACCGTCTACGCTGAAGTCTAGCTTGACTACGAAGGGCGAACATGATAAGTCTAACAAATTGCAGAACCTGGTAGCTGAACAGTTGGTAGGTTGTGGTTTCAATGAGATTTTGAATAACTCTCTGACACGTGCCGGCTATTATGACGGTATGGAAACTTATCCTTCTAAAAACCTGGTGATGCTACTGAATCCGTTGAGTACAGACCTGAATGCCATGCGTCAGACTTTGTTGTTCGGTGGATTGGAAAGTATCTCTCACAATGCTAACCGTAAGAATGCCGACCTGAAATTCTTCGAATTCGGAAATTGCTATTATTTCGATGAAGAAAAGAAGAACCCCGAAAAGTCACTGGCTGCTTATACAGAGAATTATCATCTCGGATTGTGGGTAACGGGCAAAAAAGTATCCAATTCATGGGCGCATGCTGATGAAGAAAGCTCTGTATATGAGTTGAAGGCTTACGTGGAGAATATTTTCCTGCGTTTAGGGCTGAATATGAGAAATCTGGTTGTAGGTAACCTGACGGATGATATTTATGCTGCTGCCTTGTCTGTACAGACTAAGGGCGGAAAGCGTCTTGCTACATTCGGCATCGTAACGAAGAAGATTCTGAAAGCTTTCGACATTGACAATGAAGTATATTACGCTGACCTGAACTGGAAAGAGCTGATGAAAGCCATCCGTTCTGTAAAGATCAGCTATGCGGAAATTTCTAAATTCCCGGCTGTGAAGCGTGACCTTGCCTTGTTGATTGATAAGAAGGTGCAGTTTGCCGAAATAGAGAAGATCGCTTATGAGACAGAGAAGAAATTGCTGAAAGATGTATCTCTCTTCGATGTTTATGAAGGTAAGAATCTGGAAGCCGGCAAAAAATCGTATGCAGTCAGCTTCCTGTTGCAGGATGAAACACAGACACTGAACGATAAGATGATCGATAAGATCATGTCGAAACTCGTGAAGAATCTGGAAGATAAGTTGGATGCAAAGCTTCGCTAA
- the dnaB gene encoding replicative DNA helicase: MAEQRKAPRSNSKAKIQPVNDYGRIQPQAPELEEAVLGALMIEKDAYSLVSEILRPESFYEHRHQLIYSAITDLAVNQKPVDILTVKEQLAKRGDLEEVGGPFYITQLSSKVASSAHIEYHARIIAQKALARELITFTSNVQSKAFDETLDVDDLMQEAEGRLFEISQQNMKKDYTQINPVIAEAYQLIQTAAARTDGLSGLESGFTKLDKMTSGWQRSDLIIIAARPAMGKTAFVLSMAKNIAVNYRNPVAVFSLEMSNVQLVNRLISNACEIPSEKIKSGQLADYEWQQLDYKLRDLLDAPLYVDDTPSLSVFELRTKARRLVREHGVRIIIIDYLQLMNASGMSFGSRQEEVSTISRSLKGLAKELNIPIVALSQLNRGVESREGEEGKRPQLSDLRESGAIEQDADMVCFIHRPEYYKIYTSQDGTDLRGMAEIIIAKHRNGAVGDVRLRFIGQYTRFQNPEDDMVIPHPAEGGGATFGSKMNAVSDGGVPPPAEFAPQTDNPFGGVGSDGPLPF, from the coding sequence ATGGCAGAACAGAGAAAAGCTCCCCGAAGCAATAGTAAGGCAAAAATACAGCCCGTAAATGACTACGGACGTATCCAGCCACAAGCGCCGGAATTGGAAGAGGCTGTATTGGGAGCATTGATGATAGAGAAAGACGCTTATTCGTTAGTAAGTGAAATTCTTCGTCCGGAGTCTTTTTATGAGCACCGGCACCAGTTGATTTATTCCGCTATCACCGACCTGGCTGTGAATCAGAAGCCGGTGGATATCCTTACGGTAAAGGAGCAACTTGCTAAACGCGGTGATTTGGAGGAAGTGGGTGGTCCGTTTTATATTACTCAGTTAAGTAGTAAGGTTGCCTCTTCAGCGCATATTGAATATCACGCCCGCATCATTGCACAGAAGGCATTGGCTCGTGAATTGATTACATTTACCAGTAATGTTCAGAGTAAAGCTTTCGATGAAACCCTGGACGTAGATGATTTGATGCAGGAAGCTGAAGGAAGATTGTTTGAGATCTCTCAGCAGAACATGAAGAAGGATTATACGCAGATTAATCCTGTCATTGCCGAAGCGTATCAGTTAATTCAGACAGCGGCTGCCCGTACGGATGGTTTAAGTGGTTTGGAGAGCGGTTTTACCAAACTTGATAAGATGACTTCCGGTTGGCAAAGGTCCGACCTTATTATTATCGCTGCTCGTCCGGCAATGGGAAAGACGGCATTCGTACTTTCTATGGCAAAGAATATTGCAGTGAATTATCGTAATCCGGTAGCTGTGTTCTCTCTTGAAATGAGTAACGTACAGTTGGTGAATCGTTTGATCTCCAATGCGTGCGAAATTCCGAGTGAGAAAATTAAGAGCGGACAGCTGGCGGATTATGAATGGCAACAGCTGGATTATAAGTTGCGTGACCTTTTGGATGCTCCGCTGTATGTAGATGATACACCTTCATTGTCAGTGTTTGAACTTCGTACAAAAGCTCGTCGCCTGGTACGCGAACATGGAGTAAGGATTATTATTATCGACTACCTTCAGTTGATGAATGCGAGTGGGATGTCATTCGGTAGCCGTCAGGAAGAGGTAAGTACGATTTCACGTTCGTTGAAGGGGTTGGCGAAAGAGTTGAATATTCCTATTGTTGCTTTGTCGCAGTTGAATCGTGGTGTGGAAAGTCGTGAAGGTGAAGAGGGTAAACGCCCGCAGTTAAGTGACTTGCGTGAGTCGGGAGCCATTGAGCAGGATGCCGATATGGTATGTTTTATTCACCGTCCTGAATATTATAAGATTTATACCTCACAAGATGGAACCGATTTACGTGGTATGGCAGAAATTATTATTGCCAAGCATCGTAATGGTGCGGTAGGTGATGTGCGTTTGCGTTTTATCGGTCAGTACACCCGTTTCCAGAATCCGGAAGATGATATGGTGATTCCGCATCCGGCAGAAGGTGGTGGAGCAACCTTTGGTTCTAAAATGAATGCAGTAAGTGATGGCGGTGTGCCGCCTCCGGCTGAGTTTGCCCCTCAAACAGACAATCCGTTTGGTGGGGTGGGATCGGATGGACCGTTGCCATTCTAA
- a CDS encoding type II toxin-antitoxin system YafQ family toxin gives MKYELEFTRQYLKDLKLARKRGLDENKLNEVILKLITGEELPAKNRDHVLSGNYNGFRECHVTPDWLLIYSLDSSLKMVTLVRTGSHSDLF, from the coding sequence ATGAAATATGAATTAGAATTTACTCGTCAATATCTAAAGGATTTAAAGCTGGCTAGAAAAAGAGGGCTTGATGAAAATAAGCTTAATGAGGTTATCTTAAAATTAATAACCGGTGAAGAATTGCCTGCAAAAAATCGAGATCATGTGCTAAGTGGTAACTACAATGGCTTTCGTGAATGCCATGTGACTCCGGACTGGTTGTTAATTTACAGTTTGGATTCTTCACTGAAAATGGTGACTTTAGTGCGTACCGGTTCGCATTCAGATTTGTTTTGA
- a CDS encoding DegT/DnrJ/EryC1/StrS family aminotransferase, producing the protein MDKRIYLCLAHMSGKEQAFIKEAFDTNWVVPLGPNVNAFEDELKHFVEQDKEVVALSAGTAAIHLGLIQLGVGAGDEVICQSFTFCASANPVAYQGATPVFIDSEEDTWNMDPVLLEEAIKDRIAKTGKKPKAILPVHLYGMPARIDEICAIAAKYDIPVLEDAAEALGSEFNGQKCGTFGTFGVLSFNGNKMITTSGGGALIVPDESAKKQTMFYATQAREPFPHYQHEKIGYNYRMSNICAGIGRGQMTVLDEHIAHHRHVHALYEKAFKGVDGITLKSNPDGRFNANYWLSTILIDPVKTGTNYDEVRRKLDEQGIETRPLWKPMHLQPVYAHNPCYVNGVSERLFNMGLCIPAGPWVTDEDVAYIVEQIKACCTKSCFITVLK; encoded by the coding sequence ATGGACAAGAGAATTTATCTTTGCCTTGCTCACATGAGCGGCAAGGAGCAGGCTTTTATAAAGGAAGCTTTCGATACTAACTGGGTTGTTCCTTTGGGCCCCAACGTGAATGCTTTCGAAGATGAACTGAAACATTTTGTAGAACAGGATAAGGAAGTTGTTGCTTTATCTGCGGGTACGGCAGCTATCCATCTGGGATTAATCCAACTTGGTGTAGGAGCCGGTGACGAGGTGATCTGTCAGTCGTTTACATTCTGTGCGTCAGCCAATCCTGTTGCTTATCAGGGGGCGACTCCTGTATTTATTGACAGTGAGGAGGATACCTGGAATATGGACCCTGTTTTGCTGGAAGAAGCCATCAAAGACAGAATCGCAAAGACAGGTAAGAAGCCGAAAGCAATTCTTCCGGTTCATCTTTACGGTATGCCTGCCAGGATTGATGAGATTTGCGCGATAGCCGCTAAATATGATATTCCAGTGCTGGAGGATGCTGCGGAAGCTTTAGGTTCTGAGTTTAATGGACAGAAGTGCGGTACGTTCGGTACCTTTGGTGTGTTGTCTTTTAACGGTAATAAGATGATCACTACTTCAGGTGGCGGGGCTTTGATTGTTCCTGATGAAAGCGCCAAGAAGCAGACAATGTTTTATGCTACGCAGGCTCGTGAACCTTTCCCTCATTACCAGCATGAAAAGATCGGTTACAATTATCGTATGAGTAATATCTGTGCTGGTATCGGTCGTGGTCAGATGACTGTATTGGATGAGCATATTGCGCATCACCGCCATGTACATGCTCTTTACGAGAAGGCTTTTAAAGGTGTAGACGGTATAACGTTAAAATCTAATCCTGATGGTCGTTTTAACGCTAATTACTGGCTGTCCACTATTCTGATAGATCCAGTGAAGACCGGTACTAACTATGATGAGGTCCGCCGTAAACTGGATGAACAAGGAATTGAGACCCGTCCCTTGTGGAAACCTATGCATTTACAGCCTGTCTATGCCCATAATCCTTGTTATGTGAATGGTGTTTCTGAACGTTTGTTTAATATGGGCTTATGTATTCCTGCCGGTCCTTGGGTGACGGATGAAGATGTGGCTTATATTGTAGAGCAAATAAAGGCATGTTGTACGAAATCTTGTTTCATTACAGTTCTCAAATAA
- a CDS encoding glycosyltransferase family 2 protein yields MDVTCTPDMEMLISIITVVLNREATVEDTLRSVLTQTYPHIECIVVDGGSVDNTVSIIEKYVPLFEGRLKYISEADSGVYEAMNKGLRMAAGDVVGYLNSDDVFKDRYVIETIAQTFEKPEIDAVFGNVLYRKRNGERLLRRYSGNYFNPGMLPYGIMPPHPSFYARKSCYIKSGGFNSNFRIAGDYELFLRFFLKEKICYRYLDLDVVVMRFGGVSNRSFYSVLYWNSIELMKACRINGIYTNWLMLFFRFFMKVGGVIRWLIVPHYIWRK; encoded by the coding sequence ATGGACGTAACTTGTACCCCGGACATGGAGATGCTTATATCCATTATAACGGTTGTATTGAACAGGGAGGCAACGGTTGAAGATACGCTTCGGTCTGTTCTGACTCAAACTTATCCTCACATAGAATGTATTGTTGTTGACGGAGGTTCCGTAGATAATACCGTTTCTATAATAGAAAAGTATGTTCCTTTGTTTGAAGGACGACTGAAATATATCAGTGAAGCAGATTCCGGTGTTTATGAAGCCATGAACAAAGGGTTGCGGATGGCTGCGGGAGATGTTGTCGGTTATCTGAATTCTGACGATGTTTTTAAAGATCGGTATGTAATAGAAACAATAGCCCAAACTTTTGAAAAGCCGGAGATTGATGCTGTATTTGGGAATGTGTTGTATAGAAAAAGGAATGGCGAACGATTGCTTCGTAGATATTCGGGTAATTATTTTAATCCCGGGATGTTGCCCTATGGCATAATGCCTCCCCATCCTTCTTTTTATGCAAGAAAATCGTGTTATATAAAGTCCGGAGGATTTAATTCGAATTTCCGGATTGCCGGTGACTATGAATTGTTTTTGCGTTTTTTCCTGAAGGAAAAGATTTGCTACCGGTATCTTGATCTTGACGTAGTGGTGATGCGTTTTGGTGGAGTTAGCAATAGGAGTTTCTATAGTGTATTATATTGGAATAGCATTGAACTTATGAAGGCATGCAGAATTAACGGTATATATACGAATTGGCTTATGCTTTTTTTCCGCTTTTTTATGAAAGTGGGAGGAGTTATCCGATGGTTGATAGTGCCTCATTATATTTGGCGGAAATAG
- a CDS encoding MBL fold metallo-hydrolase has product MYIHRIINSVFTSNTYILTSEEPSAFLIDIGDVQPVKELLDNDGKVVKAVFLTHTHYDHIYGIRELIKAYPDCIIYTSSFGKEALGSDKLNFSRYHNDPIVWTENNISILGEGDKIEITVGNVLEVLETPGHDKSCLTYKLGNDVFSGDSYIPGVKVIASFPNSHKTDAVKSKERIVRLADGRNLYPGHGDAYIHYNGCIEQGGNG; this is encoded by the coding sequence ATGTATATCCATCGGATCATAAACAGTGTGTTTACTTCAAATACGTATATTCTTACCAGTGAGGAGCCGTCGGCTTTTTTAATAGACATCGGTGATGTTCAGCCTGTAAAGGAGTTGCTGGATAACGATGGGAAAGTTGTGAAAGCAGTATTCCTGACCCATACTCACTATGATCATATTTATGGGATCAGGGAACTGATAAAAGCATATCCGGATTGCATCATTTATACTTCCTCTTTTGGAAAGGAAGCTCTAGGCTCCGACAAGTTAAATTTCTCACGTTATCATAATGATCCCATTGTATGGACTGAAAATAATATCAGCATACTGGGAGAGGGGGATAAAATAGAAATTACTGTCGGTAATGTTTTGGAAGTACTGGAGACGCCGGGACATGATAAAAGTTGCTTAACTTATAAATTGGGTAATGATGTTTTTTCAGGCGATTCATATATTCCCGGTGTGAAAGTAATAGCTTCATTTCCGAACAGCCATAAAACGGATGCCGTAAAATCAAAAGAGCGTATTGTCCGCTTGGCGGATGGACGTAACTTGTACCCCGGACATGGAGATGCTTATATCCATTATAACGGTTGTATTGAACAGGGAGGCAACGGTTGA
- a CDS encoding sugar transferase codes for MYKNGLKRAIDFLIVLCALLIIWPILLIIIIFLYFANKGAGVFFTQARPGKNAQIFKAIKFKTMTDERDAEGNLLPDDVRLTKVGKIVRSLSIDELPQLINVLKGDMALVGPRPLLIKYLPLYSEEQYRRHEVRPGITGWAQVNGRNSISWTKKFELDVWYVDHISFWLDIKIIFLTIKKVFIREGINMEGSATTEPFNGHN; via the coding sequence ATGTATAAGAACGGATTAAAACGTGCGATAGATTTTCTTATTGTATTGTGTGCCTTACTTATCATTTGGCCAATCTTACTCATTATTATCATTTTCCTTTATTTTGCTAATAAAGGTGCCGGTGTATTCTTTACCCAGGCTCGTCCCGGGAAAAATGCCCAGATATTTAAGGCTATTAAATTTAAGACTATGACGGATGAACGGGACGCAGAAGGCAATCTGTTGCCGGATGACGTTCGTCTGACAAAAGTCGGAAAAATAGTTCGTTCTCTTTCCATAGATGAACTGCCGCAGTTAATCAACGTTCTAAAGGGAGATATGGCATTAGTAGGACCTCGCCCTTTGTTAATCAAGTATCTTCCTTTATATTCGGAAGAGCAATACCGCCGTCATGAAGTTCGTCCGGGAATTACGGGTTGGGCACAAGTGAATGGTCGGAATAGCATATCCTGGACTAAGAAATTTGAACTGGATGTTTGGTATGTGGATCATATCTCTTTCTGGCTGGATATAAAAATAATCTTCCTTACAATCAAAAAAGTATTTATTCGTGAAGGAATAAATATGGAAGGAAGTGCAACTACAGAACCATTTAATGGACATAATTAA
- a CDS encoding polysaccharide deacetylase family protein, whose product MNILSFDTEEWYIERHFKGGRKEKYCQYDELFDWILNTLDKNNFKATFFCVGQLAVEFPEVLKKISDNGHEVGSHSNRHLWINKMTRQEFAEDTRIAVQEIENLIGKKVRSFRAPAFSIGKDNDWAFEVLAENGIEYDCSVFPASRDLGGFPQFTSTIPSLIKKRDYTIKELPICPANLMGKMVPFSGGGYFRLVPLWLHKQLVSRMDYVMFYFHINDLIEQNSKFMTKQEFEEYYKESGTLKNRITRYVKTNIGKGGALNKLDTLLGNYSFCNVQQAAESIDWNKQPLIEL is encoded by the coding sequence ATGAATATATTATCTTTTGATACTGAGGAATGGTATATCGAAAGGCACTTTAAGGGAGGGCGAAAAGAGAAATATTGTCAGTATGATGAACTGTTTGATTGGATTCTGAACACGCTTGACAAGAATAATTTCAAGGCAACGTTTTTCTGTGTGGGTCAATTGGCTGTAGAGTTTCCGGAGGTGTTGAAAAAAATTTCTGATAATGGGCACGAAGTGGGTAGTCATTCAAATCGGCATCTGTGGATAAACAAGATGACCAGACAGGAATTTGCAGAAGATACACGCATTGCTGTGCAGGAAATAGAAAATTTGATAGGCAAAAAAGTGAGAAGTTTTCGTGCACCGGCTTTCTCAATAGGGAAAGATAATGACTGGGCATTTGAAGTGTTGGCAGAAAATGGGATTGAATATGATTGTTCTGTTTTTCCAGCCAGCCGGGATTTGGGAGGATTTCCCCAGTTTACTTCGACCATACCTTCGTTGATTAAAAAGAGGGATTATACGATTAAGGAGCTGCCTATCTGCCCTGCTAATTTAATGGGAAAAATGGTGCCATTTTCGGGTGGCGGCTATTTCAGATTAGTGCCATTGTGGTTGCATAAGCAACTTGTTAGTCGTATGGATTATGTGATGTTCTATTTTCATATTAATGATTTAATCGAACAGAATTCAAAGTTCATGACTAAACAGGAATTTGAAGAATACTATAAAGAGTCTGGTACATTAAAGAACCGTATAACCCGTTATGTAAAGACAAACATAGGTAAAGGAGGGGCGTTGAATAAATTGGATACTTTACTAGGGAATTATTCGTTCTGTAATGTACAGCAAGCTGCTGAGTCGATAGATTGGAATAAACAACCGTTAATTGAACTGTAG
- a CDS encoding GNAT family N-acetyltransferase — translation MNQIFLKKTNELTKDEVRQICILFHEVFPKHVMTVESFLHRYVRTPFGYSIHALLKDENDNIIGNHNLVPYYYVFNEKQLMFAYGGGTMIKKEYRNFFTYERLVRQSQSFAVNEGCSFLMGFPNENSYPIQKKGLKRRDIGNLSTYMLPIRVGNIKKGLSCLNFLSVFAANIWLALSVFSASTKVFQSLVHKEYTSFRKYRYIESDSNKKEYRFVEKGDIYGVYRIMDYEKVKTAFLLDVYPLSKKNFDYVVRTMCKQSKDLHIDAVMYVGHLPFTPMTLIKVPEKLEPKKFHFVGTIFDHDLIDERIFDIKNWEVSLADYDLV, via the coding sequence ATGAATCAGATTTTCTTAAAGAAAACGAATGAGTTGACTAAAGATGAAGTCAGACAAATTTGTATATTATTTCATGAAGTATTTCCAAAACATGTAATGACTGTAGAGTCATTTTTGCACCGTTATGTACGAACTCCTTTTGGATATTCCATTCATGCTTTATTAAAAGACGAAAATGATAATATAATAGGTAATCATAATTTGGTACCATACTATTATGTCTTTAACGAGAAACAATTGATGTTTGCTTATGGTGGTGGTACTATGATAAAAAAGGAATATCGCAATTTTTTTACCTATGAGCGTTTAGTAAGGCAAAGCCAATCATTTGCTGTTAATGAAGGATGTTCATTTTTGATGGGATTCCCTAATGAAAATTCATATCCTATTCAAAAAAAAGGATTGAAACGAAGAGATATAGGGAATTTGTCTACATATATGTTACCTATTAGGGTTGGGAATATAAAGAAGGGATTGAGCTGTTTAAATTTTCTTTCTGTATTTGCTGCAAATATATGGTTGGCGTTATCTGTTTTTTCTGCGTCAACTAAGGTCTTCCAATCATTGGTACATAAAGAATATACTTCATTTAGAAAATACAGATATATAGAAAGTGACTCGAATAAAAAAGAATATCGGTTTGTAGAGAAAGGTGATATATATGGTGTTTATCGTATAATGGATTATGAAAAAGTTAAGACGGCATTTTTATTAGATGTATATCCATTATCAAAGAAGAACTTTGATTATGTGGTGAGGACTATGTGCAAACAGTCTAAGGATTTACACATTGACGCGGTAATGTATGTCGGGCATCTTCCTTTTACCCCAATGACTTTGATAAAAGTGCCAGAGAAATTAGAACCTAAAAAGTTCCATTTTGTAGGTACTATATTTGATCATGATTTGATAGATGAGAGGATATTTGATATAAAGAATTGGGAAGTAAGCCTTGCTGATTATGATTTAGTATAA
- a CDS encoding SDR family NAD(P)-dependent oxidoreductase, protein MEHSPFSLEGKVVLVTGASSGIGRQCCITLAQMGGTVILLGRNRERLEETRKMMCNEDKHVYWSVDLAEIASLSQLAKDINANVGPIDGLVNCAGVSATLPLRFVELEKVDEFLRINVMSGYFLVKEFSRMGMFNHGASFIFMSSIMGIVGEVGKSLYGLTKGAVISMVKSLACELAVKKIRVNCISPGVVVTPINENLPHIANVDKRAALEKKHLLGLGKTEYVANTCVFLLSDASCWITGQNIIVDGGYTIQ, encoded by the coding sequence ATGGAACATAGTCCATTTTCTTTAGAAGGAAAAGTTGTTCTTGTCACAGGTGCTTCATCTGGTATAGGTAGGCAATGTTGTATAACTCTTGCACAAATGGGAGGAACTGTCATTTTGCTAGGGCGGAATAGGGAGCGTTTGGAGGAGACTCGTAAGATGATGTGCAATGAGGATAAGCATGTATATTGGAGTGTTGATTTAGCAGAAATAGCCTCATTATCTCAATTGGCTAAAGATATCAATGCCAATGTTGGTCCGATAGATGGCTTAGTGAATTGTGCAGGAGTATCAGCAACTCTTCCTCTCCGTTTTGTGGAATTGGAAAAAGTCGATGAATTTTTAAGGATAAATGTAATGTCCGGTTATTTTTTAGTAAAAGAGTTTTCTAGAATGGGAATGTTTAATCATGGAGCGAGTTTTATTTTTATGTCATCGATCATGGGAATTGTTGGAGAAGTTGGTAAATCTTTATATGGATTGACAAAAGGTGCGGTTATATCAATGGTGAAATCGTTAGCATGTGAATTGGCTGTAAAGAAGATTCGTGTTAACTGTATATCTCCAGGTGTAGTAGTGACACCTATAAATGAGAATTTGCCACATATTGCTAATGTGGATAAACGAGCGGCTCTTGAAAAGAAACATTTACTAGGACTTGGTAAGACCGAATATGTCGCTAATACATGTGTATTTCTATTATCTGATGCATCGTGTTGGATTACAGGGCAGAATATTATAGTTGACGGAGGATATACCATACAATAA